In the genome of Vicia villosa cultivar HV-30 ecotype Madison, WI linkage group LG7, Vvil1.0, whole genome shotgun sequence, one region contains:
- the LOC131617554 gene encoding putative transcription factor bHLH086 isoform X2, producing the protein MALTNNNILYSSILNTKFQSCVFDETTMEISNVMSHGMNEEEEDGSQSNESASASASASASATTHSPTLCGNTKKGNVYNNTSYELEEEESLINFKGNDDEYYENLMQGSESLLSFQQSWNMVSSENSLQQWNHLSPKSITNMCMVQGFNSFETSSGSYGSIFNSAKEKQNGESSCGWLYSDPNVPCDDDDDRLIKDSETHDSVAKKRSSMGENMQHANAKKPCTSASKTAKPKSNPSKDPQSVAAKNRRERISERLKILQELVPNGSKVDLVTMLEKAISYVKFLQLQVKVLAADEFWPVNGGKAPDIGQVKQAIDEILSSQR; encoded by the exons ATGGCACTGACCAACAACAATATTCTATATAGTTCTATCCTTAACACCAAGTTTCAATCTTGTGTTTTTGATGAGACAACTATGGAGATTAGCAATGTTATGTCTCATGGtatgaatgaagaagaagaagacggtTCACAAAGCAATGAATCAGCTTCAGCTTCAgcttctgcttctgcttctgCCACTACTCATTCTCCTACTCTATGTGGAAATACCAAAAAAGGGAATGTTTATAACAATACAAGTTATGAACTTGAAGAAGAAGAGTCTTTGATTAACTTCAAAGGTAATGATGATGAGTATTATGAGAATCTCATGCAAGGTAGTGAATCTTTGCTTAGTTTTCAGCAGAGCTGGAATATGGTTTCCAGTGAAAACAGTTTGCAGCAATGGAATCATCTTAGTCCTAAAAGCATCACAAACATGTGCATGGTTCAAGGGTTCAATAGCTTTGAAACttcaagtggaagctatggaTCCATATTCAATAGTGCTAAAGAGAAGCAAAATGGTGAAAGCTCATGTGGGTGGCTATACTCAGATCCAAATGTcccttgtgatgatgatgatgataggtTAATAAAAGATTCGGAAACTCATGATTCGGTCGCGAAGAAGCGTTCTTCTATG GGAGAGAACATGCAACATGCTAATGCAAAGAAGCCATGCACAAGTGCAAGTAAAACGGCGAAACCGAAGTCAAATCCATCCAAAGATCCTCAAAGTGTTGCTGCTAAG AATAGAAGAGAGAGAATAAGTGAGAGACTCAAGATCCTACAAGAACTTGTTCCCAATGGTTCCAAG GTTGATTTGGTTACCATGTTGGAAAAAGCAATTAGCTATGTAAAGTTTCTTCAGTTGCAAGTCAAG GTGCTGGCAGCTGATGAATTTTGGCCAGTGAATGGTGGAAAAGCTCCTGACATTGGTCAAGTAAAACAAGCAATTGATGAAATTCTTTCATCTCAAAGATGA
- the LOC131617554 gene encoding putative transcription factor bHLH086 isoform X1: MALTNNNILYSSILNTKFQSCVFDETTMEISNVMSHGMNEEEEDGSQSNESASASASASASATTHSPTLCGNTKKGNVYNNTSYELEEEESLINFKGNDDEYYENLMQGSESLLSFQQSWNMVSSENSLQQWNHLSPKSITNMCMVQGFNSFETSSGSYGSIFNSAKEKQNGESSCGWLYSDPNVPCDDDDDRLIKDSETHDSVAKKRSSMVMGENMQHANAKKPCTSASKTAKPKSNPSKDPQSVAAKNRRERISERLKILQELVPNGSKVDLVTMLEKAISYVKFLQLQVKVLAADEFWPVNGGKAPDIGQVKQAIDEILSSQR, encoded by the exons ATGGCACTGACCAACAACAATATTCTATATAGTTCTATCCTTAACACCAAGTTTCAATCTTGTGTTTTTGATGAGACAACTATGGAGATTAGCAATGTTATGTCTCATGGtatgaatgaagaagaagaagacggtTCACAAAGCAATGAATCAGCTTCAGCTTCAgcttctgcttctgcttctgCCACTACTCATTCTCCTACTCTATGTGGAAATACCAAAAAAGGGAATGTTTATAACAATACAAGTTATGAACTTGAAGAAGAAGAGTCTTTGATTAACTTCAAAGGTAATGATGATGAGTATTATGAGAATCTCATGCAAGGTAGTGAATCTTTGCTTAGTTTTCAGCAGAGCTGGAATATGGTTTCCAGTGAAAACAGTTTGCAGCAATGGAATCATCTTAGTCCTAAAAGCATCACAAACATGTGCATGGTTCAAGGGTTCAATAGCTTTGAAACttcaagtggaagctatggaTCCATATTCAATAGTGCTAAAGAGAAGCAAAATGGTGAAAGCTCATGTGGGTGGCTATACTCAGATCCAAATGTcccttgtgatgatgatgatgataggtTAATAAAAGATTCGGAAACTCATGATTCGGTCGCGAAGAAGCGTTCTTCTATGGTAATG GGAGAGAACATGCAACATGCTAATGCAAAGAAGCCATGCACAAGTGCAAGTAAAACGGCGAAACCGAAGTCAAATCCATCCAAAGATCCTCAAAGTGTTGCTGCTAAG AATAGAAGAGAGAGAATAAGTGAGAGACTCAAGATCCTACAAGAACTTGTTCCCAATGGTTCCAAG GTTGATTTGGTTACCATGTTGGAAAAAGCAATTAGCTATGTAAAGTTTCTTCAGTTGCAAGTCAAG GTGCTGGCAGCTGATGAATTTTGGCCAGTGAATGGTGGAAAAGCTCCTGACATTGGTCAAGTAAAACAAGCAATTGATGAAATTCTTTCATCTCAAAGATGA